A window of the Oncorhynchus masou masou isolate Uvic2021 chromosome 13, UVic_Omas_1.1, whole genome shotgun sequence genome harbors these coding sequences:
- the LOC135552719 gene encoding inositol-tetrakisphosphate 1-kinase-like isoform X1, whose protein sequence is MSRRRVGFCLSDKKRRQINLVAFAELCASHSVEVVEIDLSQPLESQGPFAVIVHKLSDVIVKAEYDSQSQQLLDNFQGYVSTHPHTVLLDPLPAMSQLLDRFASYRIMSQLQNSLREWRISSPPYLEISTSDLSVIQQDVESKGLSFPLICKTRVAHGSCSHDMSLIFSMAGLSEARPPCVLQSFVNHGAVLHKVFVVGEDHFTVERPSLKNFPPGPYERKTIFFNSHEVSKPESCSHLTALDEKVSSLPPPSGEAMVALVRELRAELGMALFGVDVIVSIDTHTLTIIDINIFPGYEGVPQFFSSLLSHIESVLDNQELEEPQATCPPAPSTPQADL, encoded by the exons ATGTCTAGACGCAGGGTAGGTTTCTGTCTGAGTGATAAGAAACGGAGACAAATTAATCTGGTTGCTTTTGCTGAGCTTTGTGC GAGCCACAGTGTTGAGGTGGTTGAG ATAGATCTCAGTCAGCCATTGGAGTCTCAAGGACCTTTTGCGGTCATTGTACACAAGCTCTCTGATGTCATTGTCAAGGCAGAGTATGACAGCCAGTCGCAACAGCTCCTTGACAACTTCCAG GGTTATGTGTCCACCCATCCCCATACTGTTCTCCTGGACCCCCTTCCAGCAATGAGCCAGCTACTGGATCGCTTCGCCTCCTATCGGATTATGAGCCAGCTTCAGAACTCCctgagag AATGGCGAATCAGCAGCCCTCCCTACCTGGAGATCAGCACCAGTGACCTGTCAGTCATCCAGCAGGACGTGGAGAGCAAGGGCCTCAGCTTCCCTCTGA TCTGTAAAACCAGGGTGGCTCATGGATCCTGTTCCCATGAC ATGTCTCTGATCTTCAGCATGGCTGGTCTGTCAGAGGCCCGCCCTCCCTGTGTGCTGCAGAGCTTCGTCAACCACGGTGCCGTGCTGCACAAGGTGTTTGTGGTGGGAGAGGACCACTTCACTGTGGAGAGGCCCTCGCTGAAGAACTTCCCCCCTGGACCCTATG AGAGGAAGACGATCTTCTTCAACAGCCACGAGGTGTCCAAGCCAGAGTCCTGCTCCCACCTCACTGCA CTGGATGAGAAGGTGTCGAGCCTGCCTCCCCCCAGTGGTGAGGCCATGGTGGCCCTAGTAAGAGAGCTGAGGGCAGAGCTGGGCATGGCTCTGTTCGGGGTGGATGTCATCGTCAGCAtcgacacacacaccctcactatCATCGACATTAACATCTTCCCAG GCTATGAGGGAGTGCCTCagttcttctcctccctcctcagtcaCATTGAGTCAGTATTGGACAACCAAGAACTGGAAGAACCCCAGGCAACATGTCCTCCTGCTCCCTCGACTCCCCAGGCTGACCTCTGA
- the LOC135552719 gene encoding inositol-tetrakisphosphate 1-kinase-like isoform X2: MSRRRVGFCLSDKKRRQINLVAFAELCASHSVEVVEIDLSQPLESQGPFAVIVHKLSDVIVKAEYDSQSQQLLDNFQGYVSTHPHTVLLDPLPAMSQLLDRFASYRIMSQLQNSLREWRISSPPYLEISTSDLSVIQQDVESKGLSFPLICKTRVAHGSCSHDMSLIFSMAGLSEARPPCVLQSFVNHGAVLHKVFVVGEDHFTVERPSLKNFPPGPYERKTIFFNSHEVSKPESCSHLTAAMRECLSSSPPSSVTLSQYWTTKNWKNPRQHVLLLPRLPRLTSEL, encoded by the exons ATGTCTAGACGCAGGGTAGGTTTCTGTCTGAGTGATAAGAAACGGAGACAAATTAATCTGGTTGCTTTTGCTGAGCTTTGTGC GAGCCACAGTGTTGAGGTGGTTGAG ATAGATCTCAGTCAGCCATTGGAGTCTCAAGGACCTTTTGCGGTCATTGTACACAAGCTCTCTGATGTCATTGTCAAGGCAGAGTATGACAGCCAGTCGCAACAGCTCCTTGACAACTTCCAG GGTTATGTGTCCACCCATCCCCATACTGTTCTCCTGGACCCCCTTCCAGCAATGAGCCAGCTACTGGATCGCTTCGCCTCCTATCGGATTATGAGCCAGCTTCAGAACTCCctgagag AATGGCGAATCAGCAGCCCTCCCTACCTGGAGATCAGCACCAGTGACCTGTCAGTCATCCAGCAGGACGTGGAGAGCAAGGGCCTCAGCTTCCCTCTGA TCTGTAAAACCAGGGTGGCTCATGGATCCTGTTCCCATGAC ATGTCTCTGATCTTCAGCATGGCTGGTCTGTCAGAGGCCCGCCCTCCCTGTGTGCTGCAGAGCTTCGTCAACCACGGTGCCGTGCTGCACAAGGTGTTTGTGGTGGGAGAGGACCACTTCACTGTGGAGAGGCCCTCGCTGAAGAACTTCCCCCCTGGACCCTATG AGAGGAAGACGATCTTCTTCAACAGCCACGAGGTGTCCAAGCCAGAGTCCTGCTCCCACCTCACTGCA GCTATGAGGGAGTGCCTCagttcttctcctccctcctcagtcaCATTGAGTCAGTATTGGACAACCAAGAACTGGAAGAACCCCAGGCAACATGTCCTCCTGCTCCCTCGACTCCCCAGGCTGACCTCTGAACTCTGA